Proteins encoded together in one Undibacterium sp. CCC3.4 window:
- a CDS encoding type II toxin-antitoxin system Phd/YefM family antitoxin: protein MTHLILAETSASVSELKKNPMGTVAAGDGFPVAILNRNEPAFYCVPAKAYEALMDKLEDLELNAIADAREGQSIVKVTLDDL, encoded by the coding sequence ATGACACATCTTATACTAGCCGAAACATCAGCAAGTGTTTCAGAACTCAAGAAAAACCCCATGGGCACGGTTGCTGCCGGTGATGGTTTTCCGGTGGCTATTCTTAATCGGAATGAACCAGCTTTTTATTGCGTGCCGGCGAAAGCCTATGAAGCATTAATGGACAAGCTTGAAGACTTGGAGCTAAACGCCATTGCTGATGCTCGTGAGGGTCAATCTATCGTTAAAGTCACGCTCGATGACCTTTGA
- a CDS encoding type II toxin-antitoxin system RelE/ParE family toxin: protein MTFELGFLEDALKEWRKLDSSTREQFKAKLTERLANPRMPSAKLSGHKDRYKIKLRSVGYRLVYEVRDSELIVIVVAVGKRERNAVYQAAARR from the coding sequence ATGACCTTTGAACTTGGTTTTCTAGAGGATGCACTAAAAGAGTGGCGCAAACTCGATAGCAGCACACGAGAGCAGTTTAAAGCAAAGTTAACCGAACGCCTGGCAAATCCTCGTATGCCGTCCGCTAAACTAAGCGGTCACAAAGATCGATATAAAATTAAATTGCGGAGTGTTGGCTATAGGCTTGTTTATGAAGTACGTGATAGTGAACTCATTGTGATTGTGGTCGCGGTCGGCAAACGAGAGCGAAATGCGGTCTATCAGGCTGCTGCAAGACGATAG
- a CDS encoding rhodanese-like domain-containing protein, translated as MSEALRIQLARTEGLQQALPYAGALTPADAWSVLREDPRILLIDVRTAAERDWVGRVDIEPTQHFSVQWSLYPGGMPNPDFMQQLQAISAQRDTVLLFLCRSGVRSRHAAKLAHEHGYSACFDILQGFEGDKDAAGHRKTIGGWCAHDLPWLGA; from the coding sequence ATGTCTGAAGCCTTACGAATACAATTAGCCCGCACCGAGGGCTTGCAACAAGCCCTGCCCTATGCCGGCGCCCTCACTCCAGCCGACGCTTGGAGCGTTTTGCGCGAAGATCCGCGCATCTTGCTGATTGACGTACGTACCGCCGCCGAACGTGATTGGGTAGGACGGGTAGACATCGAGCCGACGCAGCATTTTTCGGTGCAGTGGTCCTTATATCCAGGCGGTATGCCAAATCCTGATTTCATGCAGCAATTACAAGCAATTAGCGCGCAACGCGACACCGTGCTGTTATTCCTATGCCGCTCCGGCGTTCGTTCGCGCCATGCGGCGAAATTAGCTCACGAACATGGTTACAGCGCTTGTTTTGATATTCTGCAGGGCTTTGAGGGTGACAAAGATGCTGCCGGCCATAGAAAAACCATCGGTGGCTGGTGCGCGCACGACTTACCATGGTTGGGCGCATGA